CTGCTCAAACGAGCACGCCATCGGAAAATGCGACTTCTGGGAACGCATCGAGAAGGTACTTGAGGCAATGAAGAAGCAGGCTTCGCCGCAGCAGTCCTTTGATGCATTCGTGAGTCAACTCCGAGATCCGGAAATCAGCGACGAAGACAAGAAGGCCGCTTGCATGTATGTGCGCGGATTTCACGCGGCTCATCCCGAGGAGATCAGCGTGCAATCGCTAATCGAGGGAATGAAGGCCGAAGAGGAGATCGACGGCGATAGTCAGTTCCGTCTGCCGCAAGGATACGATCGCCTCCTAGCCGCGCTTGCACAGAGGCTCGATGGCGAGCGCGCGAAGGTTCAACTCAGCACGGTTGTAACGCAAGTGAAGTGGAAACCGGGTTCGGTAGAAGTCTACGTCGCGCGTAACGATGATATGCGAGCCATAATCTCAGCCCGGCGATTGCTCTCGACCTTGCCACTCGGCCTGCTGCAGGCGCAGGACACTCGGAGCGGAGCAGTGAACTTCGACCCGCCGCTCTCCCAAAAGACGAAGGCACTCTCAGGGTTGCGCGTCGGCCACGTGATCCGCGTGAGCATGATCTTCCGCAGGCGCTTCTGGGCTGAAATGAAGGCCAACGGACAGTCCCTTGCAAACATGACATTTCTTTTCTCCAGAGATCCGGATTTTCCGACTTGGTGGACATTCGCGCCGCTCGAAGTACCGTTGCTCACCGGATGGGCTCCAGCCGATGCTGCCGAGCGGCTTTCGGTTCTTAGCAATGACGAGATTTGTGAACGCGCACTGATCTCGCTTGCGCATGTCTTCCACCTCCCGGTGGAGCGCTGTCGCGAGGATCTGCTACACGCCTACACGCACAATTGGCAGAATGATCCCTACGCTCGAGGCGCCTACAGTTATGTCGCGCAAGGCGCTAGCGATACGCAACGGGAGTTCGCGGCGCCCATCGATAACACGCTCTTCTTCGCCGGAGAAGCTACGAATTTTGCGGGACACCATGGAACCGTTCACGGGGCGATCGCTGGCGGATATCGGGCAGCGGAAGAGATTGCGAGTTCGTTGATCAGGAGCTGACAGTAGTTGCGGATTTATAAGAACTGTCATCCTGAGGCCCGGGTTTGGCCCTGAGCTTGCCGAAGGGACCTCCCGGAATGAATCGGAGTTGACTGCTCTGTCCCGGCTCTTTCACGACGATTCTCGTACAAAAGCCAGGACGCAGCATTTATGTTTCAAGCATCACGGGAGATCCTTCGGCCAACATCGGGCCTCAGGATGACAGTCTCGCCATCACTTCGCTAAGACCAACTGCTCTGCCGGCGTAAATATCCGTTGACGAATCAAGCTCGTGCAGATGAGCGATGTGAGGCCCGAAGAAGCAAAGATCATCGCGATCACAACGAACTGGTAGATAGCGGCATACAGCGGTGAGGAGCCAGAAAGCACCATGCCGGCCATGAGGCCAGGAATCCAAACCAATCCCAGAGAGCGCAGGTTGTTGAGCGCGGGAATTAAACTCGCGGAGAATGACTTCTGCACTGCTGGTGAGACGCTGACATCGGGTGCGGCGCCGAGCGCCAGCGCTGATTCGATTTCGCCGATGTGGGCTTCCACCTCGGCACGAAAGCGATCGAGCGCGAGCGCATTCGTGTTCATCGCGTTGGCGATGATCATGCTGCCGACGGGAACGATGGAGGTGATGGCACCGTCGATGACGCCAGCCCAGGTCATGACCGCGATTACGGATCCGGACCCAATCAGGATGGACCAAAATGACACTTCAAAAGAGCCGGGAATTTTCTTCGTTCGTCGTGCTGAGGTCGTTCCGGCGGCGATCACCATGGCCGAGAGCATGAGGGCGCTCGTCCATTGCGGGCCCTTGAGCATGAAAACCAGAATGAAGCCAACGGCGACGATCTGCGCCAATCCGCGAGCGAGGGCGACCAGTGTCTCCCATTCCACGCGAATGCCGCGCTTGCTGGCCGCAAATCCGACGAGCATCGCGAGCACTGCCGTGACTCCGGCCTGGGCAAAGCCCAGTGCCACTTGATTAGGAAAGAGTTGTTTCAACATTCAGCACCTCAGATGCCGGTCCGATTCTGACAAGCTTGCCGGACGCAAGTTGAGCTGCGCGGGTAGCAAGGCGCCGCGCCTGGCGAAAGTCGTGGGTGACCATCACCGACGTCACCCCCTGCCCGGAGATTCTTCGTATCACCGCTTCCACTTCGAGCTTTGCCGCTTCGTCGAGCGCCGATGTGGGCTCGTCAAGCAGAAGAACGGTGGGCTGGTTCGCTAAGGCGCGCGCGAAGCAAACTCGCTGGGCTTCGCCCCCCGAGAGATGTCCGACATCTTCGGCGGCATAGCCAGCGAGTCCCACATCGTGCAACAGTCCCTCGATCTCTTCGTCGCTGAGAGTTCTTCCCTGCTGCTGCGGACCGAAGCGCAGATTCTCAGCCACGGTGCCAGCAAAGACAAATGGCCGCTGCATCACCATGCCAACGCGCCGCCGCAATTCTCGGGTGGGAGTTTCCCGATAGTCTTTGCCTTCGATCAGCAGGGTGCCGCTGGTGGGCTCGTCGAGTCGATTGAGCAGTCGCAGCAGCGAAGACTTCCCTGCTCCGCTCGGACCTACAATGGCTAGAAGCTCGCCGGCATTCACATCGAAGCTGACGTCGTTAACAATGGTCTTGCCATTTACCGCGCGGACGAGATGCTGAGCTTGGAGAACGATGGACACGTAGGAAGAGGATACAGTCTGCACGATGTGAGGAGCTTAGTCGTCGAGTTTCGTAAACTGACCTTTCGCAAACTGACCTCTGAATATCCGGCTAAGGCCGTGTTCCTTCCTGCGAGAATATGTATGCACAGCAGATCCTGATTGGAGCGCAAGCAAGAATCTCGATGGCCGGAGACCAGACCAAACCTAAGGCAGTAGTCCTATTAAGCGGCGGCCTCGACTCAGCCACGGTTCTGGCGATCGCGCGTCGCGATGGATTCGCTGCTCACGCGCTCAGCTTCGACTACGGCCAGCGCCATCGTATCGAGCTTCGCGCAGCGAAGCAGTTGGCTGCGGCGTTCGGTGTCGAGCATTCCGTGATGTGCTTCGACCTGCGCCAGTTTGGAGGCTCGGCGCTTACCGGCGACATCGATGTGCCGAAGGATCGTCCGGACTCTCAGATGTCGCACGGCATTCCCATTACATACGTGCCCGCGCGCAACACGATTTTTCTCTCATTCGCGCTGGGGCTGGCCGAAGTGATCGGATCCACCGACATTT
This Terriglobales bacterium DNA region includes the following protein-coding sequences:
- a CDS encoding NAD(P)/FAD-dependent oxidoreductase, which translates into the protein MNSSHANVIQLHMEAFQPDVLVIGAGVAGLAAAGRLSQAGLRVLVVEARDRIGGRVLTIHPAGFETAVELGAEFVHGRPPESFELIKSSGLHAVKIEGRPFCSNEHAIGKCDFWERIEKVLEAMKKQASPQQSFDAFVSQLRDPEISDEDKKAACMYVRGFHAAHPEEISVQSLIEGMKAEEEIDGDSQFRLPQGYDRLLAALAQRLDGERAKVQLSTVVTQVKWKPGSVEVYVARNDDMRAIISARRLLSTLPLGLLQAQDTRSGAVNFDPPLSQKTKALSGLRVGHVIRVSMIFRRRFWAEMKANGQSLANMTFLFSRDPDFPTWWTFAPLEVPLLTGWAPADAAERLSVLSNDEICERALISLAHVFHLPVERCREDLLHAYTHNWQNDPYARGAYSYVAQGASDTQREFAAPIDNTLFFAGEATNFAGHHGTVHGAIAGGYRAAEEIASSLIRS
- a CDS encoding ABC transporter permease produces the protein MLKQLFPNQVALGFAQAGVTAVLAMLVGFAASKRGIRVEWETLVALARGLAQIVAVGFILVFMLKGPQWTSALMLSAMVIAAGTTSARRTKKIPGSFEVSFWSILIGSGSVIAVMTWAGVIDGAITSIVPVGSMIIANAMNTNALALDRFRAEVEAHIGEIESALALGAAPDVSVSPAVQKSFSASLIPALNNLRSLGLVWIPGLMAGMVLSGSSPLYAAIYQFVVIAMIFASSGLTSLICTSLIRQRIFTPAEQLVLAK
- a CDS encoding ATP-binding cassette domain-containing protein → MQTVSSSYVSIVLQAQHLVRAVNGKTIVNDVSFDVNAGELLAIVGPSGAGKSSLLRLLNRLDEPTSGTLLIEGKDYRETPTRELRRRVGMVMQRPFVFAGTVAENLRFGPQQQGRTLSDEEIEGLLHDVGLAGYAAEDVGHLSGGEAQRVCFARALANQPTVLLLDEPTSALDEAAKLEVEAVIRRISGQGVTSVMVTHDFRQARRLATRAAQLASGKLVRIGPASEVLNVETTLS
- the queC gene encoding 7-cyano-7-deazaguanine synthase QueC — its product is MAGDQTKPKAVVLLSGGLDSATVLAIARRDGFAAHALSFDYGQRHRIELRAAKQLAAAFGVEHSVMCFDLRQFGGSALTGDIDVPKDRPDSQMSHGIPITYVPARNTIFLSFALGLAEVIGSTDIFVGVNALDYSGYPDCRPEFIAAFQKLANVATKAGVEGQGVTIHAPLIEMSKAQIIAAGSALGVDYSLTFSCYDPSPDGSACGRCDSCQLRRKGFAEAGIPDPTIYSEP